One segment of Coffea arabica cultivar ET-39 chromosome 7c, Coffea Arabica ET-39 HiFi, whole genome shotgun sequence DNA contains the following:
- the LOC113690945 gene encoding putative late blight resistance protein homolog R1A-10, translating into MIMEIPSSSNANCFDFGLDDYLQSHHVSSSTSTSCFDLALDFLAELEKEHAFRGVFKDVEKRVRLLKTCFLYVKKCRRRRNHEALLEPDREDRCNIMSENLRRSIICFRIQDVAISMIHDLQPAYFLHIHTERVLDFSVIQSAITRSEEKIKMVLVLETDLKKSCAAIFIDYYSPGDPRLVMDLITCLLETLHWVLHVGELRDTIRHRLKLLRNLIGFLTMQGLECSQLTDLLTYTVVAAGRLISICLSDDEEAVNRMESEICQLLHEKINLLDLQARETFVHVLTASKKQPRSSYDLALQKNEDHVVGQFIGSLRDYLIDLLGSYASFQVPVKDQILRLHEEIRCLGILLKQEEKLGDEMKDLIGAVVSDVAILTFSLSVNEIKEGLPKEIDLAVFHLPKVLKYMVAEVAHNYPLKSPYSSFNYPRPNELGCMDSFLENLKELARCDEADDSIGFQQDRIQMIQKDLVFLRSFLENIKEQRYQNGKLQAFWSHVMEAAYKAELLIDLALVGDKCEDSLDAVSRDINLLKIKAPEIHNGQTQRVNKTSIHIPSQFTVAMHDEDLVGLDDEVETITHRLTRGSKQLDVVPIVGMPGLGKTTLTNKVYTAPSVRSHFHVRGWCRVSQTYSMHSMLVELLCSIHFKSPDEYLKMDENDLALKLRKVLLRYRYLLVLDDLWDVEAWNLLKKSLPNDANGSRILFTSRYQDLSLHFEPNSEPHHLRHLTDEESWTLLQRKLFGTKDCPPALSEVGSQIAKLCQGLPLAVVLVAGILATTARDSWGEVAKSLSSMVLEDEYCMKALELSYSHLPDYLKPCLLYFAAFQEDEVINVRRLLRLWVSERFVQQAEGKRVEEAAHDYFMALVNRSLVMAVGQRIVGGAKACLLHDLVYEFCVKKAKEESFLYAIHSWNPLCLTGPSNPHRVCVSNARELKIWELTLIFPNLRSLILFGQDDFKHKEEDLRILLPKLLRVLDIRNLGFHYDSFPMEVVLLVHLRYLALKAIRYIPSAIANLSRLETLIVEDPRFGIELPSTIWNIKTLSHLLVSNYRRLWPKGFIFPVENLEVSPDLDRLDTLDLIVDPSPQSLQKILRKLPSIRRLKCCQCDDG; encoded by the coding sequence ATGATAATGGAGATCCCCTCCAGCAGTAACGccaattgctttgattttggtTTAGATGATTATCTGCAGTCGCATCACGTCTCCTCCAGCACTAGCACTAGTTGCTTTGATCTTGCTTTAGATTTCCTAGCCGAGCTTGAAAAAGAGCACGCGTTTCGCGGCGTCTTCAAGGACGTGGAGAAGAGGGTAAGATTACTGAAAACCTGTTTCCTGTATGTCAAAAAGTGTAGGAGGAGGAGGAACCACGAAGCGCTTTTGGAGCCCGATCGCGAGGACAGGTGTAATATTATGTCTGAAAATTTGAGACGTAGTATTATTTGCTTCAGAATTCAAGATGTGGCTATCAGTATGATTCATGATCTTCAGCCTGCTTATTTTCTACATATTCATACTGAGCGTGTCTTAGATTTTTCCGTCATTCAAAGTGCAATTACCAGATCCgaggaaaagataaaaatggttcttgttcttgagACGGATCTCAAAAAATCATGCGCCGCCATCTTCATCGACTATTACTCACCAGGAGATCCACGACTGGTTATGGATCTTATTACGTGCCTTTTAGAGACTCTGCATTGGGTTTTACATGTTGGGGAGCTAAGGGATACAATTAGACACAGGCTAAAACTCTTAAGGAATCTCATTGGCTTTCTGACAATGCAAGGTCTTGAATGTTCGCAACTGACAGATCTCTTGACTTACACTGTAGTTGCAGCTGGACGCCTGATTTCTATATGTCTGTCTGATGATGAGGAAGCGGTCAATCGAATGGAATCTGAAATTTGTCAGCTGCTACACGAGAAGATCAATCTTCTTGATCTCCAAGCCCGAGAAACTTTTGTCCATGTCCTGACGGCTTCAAAGAAACAACCGAGATCATCATATGATTTAGCCCTTCAGAAGAATGAGGATCATGTGGTAGGCCAGTTTATTGGTTCTCTTCGTGATTATCTTATTGATCTACTAGGATCTTATGCCAGTTTTCAGGTTCCAGTCAAGGATCAAATACTAAGACTCCATGAGGAAATAAGATGCCTGGGTATCCTTCTTAAACAGGAGGAGAAACTAGGTGATGAAATGAAGGATCTTATTGGAGCTGTGGTCTCTGATGTAGCAATTTTGACCTTCTCCCTTTCTGTCAATGAAATCAAAGAAGGCTTGCCTAAGGAAATAGATCTTGCGGTGTTTCATTTGCCCAAAGTTCTCAAATATATGGTGGCAGAGGTTGCACACAATTATCCACTAAAATCACCATATTCCTCATTTAATTATCCTAGACCCAATGAGTTGGGCTGCATGGATTCTTTCCTAGAAAATCTCAAGGAACTAGCAAGGTGTGATGAGGCTGATGATTCAATTGGTTTTCAACAGGATAGAATCCAAATGATCCAAAAAGATCTCGTATTTTTAAGATCTTTCCTGGAAAATATCAAGGAGCAGCGCTATCAGAATGGAAAACTTCAAGCTTTCTGGAGTCATGTTATGGAGGCTGCTTACAAGGCAGAGTTACTGATTGACTTGGCACTTGTTGGTGATAAATGTGAAGATTCTTTGGATGCTGTTTCTAGAGATATCAATCTCTTGAAGATTAAGGCCCCAGAGATCCATAATGGTCAAACCCAAAGAGTTAACAAGACTTCCATTCACATACCATCGCAATTTACTGTCGCCATGCATGACGAAGATCTGGTAGGTCTTGACGACGAGGTGGAAACTATTACTCATCGGCTTACGAGAGGATCAAAGCAGTTGGATGTTGTTCCCATTGTGGGTATGCCTGGCCTTGGGAAGACCACATTAACCAATAAAGTTTATACTGCTCCTTCAGTTAGGTCACATTTCCATGTTCGTGGTTGGTGTCGTGTTTCTCAGACATATAGCATGCACAGTATGTTAGTTGAGCTTTTGTGTAGTATTCATTTTAAGAGTCCTGACGAGTACcttaaaatggatgaaaatgatTTGGCTCTGAAGCTAAGGAAGGTTTTGCTGAGATACAGGTATCTCCTTGTTTTGGATGACTTGTGGGACGTTGAGGCAtggaatttgttgaaaaaatcaCTGCCGAATGATGCCAATGGAAGCAGAATTCTCTTCACCAGCAGATACCAGGATTTATCTTTGCATTTCGAACCTAATAGCGAGCCTCACCATCTCCGTCATCTTACTGACGAAGAGAGTTGGACATTGCTGCAGAGAAAGCTATTTGGCACGAAAGATTGTCCTCCAGCACTAAGTGAAGTTGGATCTCAAATAGCAAAACTTTGTCAGGGCTTACCCCTCGCAGTTGTCCTTGTTGCTGGAATTCTTGCTACTACTGCACGAGATAGTTGGGGAGAAGTTGCAAAAAGTCTAAGTTCTATGGTCCTTGAGGATGAATACTGCATGAAGGCACTTGAGCTGAGTTATAGTCATTTACCAGATTATTTGAAGCCATGTCTTCTGTACTTTGCTGCATTTCAAGAAGATGAGGTTATTAATGTGCGAAGGTTGTTACGGCTTTGGGTCTCTGAAAGATTCGTGCAACAGGCTGAAGGAAAGAGAGTAGAGGAAGCAGCTCATGACTACTTTATGGCTCTAGTTAATAGAAGTTTAGTTATGGCTGTCGGACAAAGAATTGTGGGTGGTGCCAAAGCCTGTCTACTTCACGATTTGGTATACGAGTTTTGTGTGAAAAAAGCCAAAGAAGAAAGTTTTCTATATGCTATTCATAGTTGGAACCCTCTTTGTCTTACTGGACCAAGCAACCCCCACCGAGTTTGTGTTTCCAATGCCAGGGAATTGAAGATTTGGGAGTTAACGCTTATTTTTCCCAATTTACGctctttgatcttgtttggacaAGATGATTTTAAACATAAAGAGGAGGATTTGCGTATTTTGTTACCTAAACTTCTCAGAGTGTTGGATATTAGGAATTTGGGCTTTCATTACGATTCTTTCCCAATGGAAGTAGTATTGCTTGTTCACTTGAGATACCTGGCGCTCAAAGCAATAAGATACATCCCATCTGCGATAGCCAACCTCTCAAGGTTAGAGACTCTCATCGTAGAAGATCCGCGTTTTGGTATTGAGCTGCCAAGTACTATTTGGAACATTAAGACATTGAGTCATCTACTTGTTTCAAATTATCGTCGACTTTGGccaaagggttttatttttccagttGAAAATCTTGAAGTATCCCCAGATTTAGATCGTTTAGACACTTTAGACCTTATAgttgatccctcccctcaaagCTTGCAAAAGATACTGAGAAAGTTACCAAGCATTCGCAGGCTAAAATGTTGTCAATGCGACGACGGATGA